In Alkalihalobacillus sp. AL-G, the genomic stretch GATCGTTCGCTCGACCTTCATCATTGACAAAAATGGTGAGCTCGTAAAGGAATGGCGTAAAGTTCGTGTGAAGGATCATGTTACTGAGGCACTGGAGTACATCAAGGTAAATCTTTAAACTAAAATGAAGATTCAGGGGGGGTTGCCATATGTAAATCGGACAGCCTCTCTCTTTTTTGTTGGGTCACAAGGAGGAATGATTTTGAAAAAATTGAATTTAGAATATGAAATAGTTGGGGATGGAACGACAACGCTTATCATCGAATCCGGCATTGGGGGATCGTTTTACAATTGGAAGCCGTTAGTTAACAAGATAAAGGAATCTTTTACGATCGTTTTATATCATCGCTCTGGGTATGGGAAAAGCCAATCTTCAAATGAACCTAGAACGACCCGGAATATTGCTAGTGAATTACATAGTCTCACTGAAAAAATAGGGGTAAAAGAGAAATTCGTATTATTGGGGCATTCGTTTGGAGGGTTATGTGCACAGCACTTTGCTAAAATGTATCCTAACCAATTAAAGGGTGTCGTTCTTGTTGATTCTACCTCGCATAATTTTCAACAGTTGTACGATTTGGACGTACCAGTTATGAATTCGATGATCAGTATCGAAAAAATGGTCGAAAGCTGTCTAACGAATTCCGAACTATCACAACAGGAACTACAAGTGAAATACACAGATATGTTAACTGAGTATAGTAAGAAGGCTTCTGATCGTGATGCAAAAGGAATGGAAGAGTTCGTCACAAATCCCCGTCTTTATAAAACGACAGCTGCCGAATTTGAAAATTGGGGTACAAGTAGTGCGGACATTAAGAATAGCGGGGTTTTTCCTAACGTTCCACTAATCGTAATTGCAAGAGATAAGGAATTCGCTGCAAAGCCTTGGCTTGATCATAGCATTCCGAAAGAAGAAGCTGCTTTATATGAAGATGTATGGCGTGATCTACAAGTAGAGTTATCTGAGCTATCAACGAAAGGTGAACTCATCATCGCAGAAAACAGTGATCATGAAGTCCACATAGATAGACCGGACATCGTCATCCAATCATTAGATCAGTTCTTTTAACAAATAGTGTGATAAAATTAAGTCAAAAATCTAAACCCTGAACAGCCGAAATAGTGCCGCTTCATATTAAAACCCTCATTACAGGGTCGTTCGTCTATACGAAGCAGGACTTTTCAGCATATAACAGAAGTAACTAAATCTCTTCTAATCATTCAGGGGACTCAAAGGCAAGCGAGTCTCCTTTTTTACACGTAGTTAACGATAACTTTTCAACTAAGGAGGCTGTCAAATGTACATTCTTTCTTCGGCAAAAATCCGTTATTCGATTCAGGATCGGCTACAAGAAAAATACCCAGAGTTTACGTTTCAATTTTGTCAGGGAATGGAAGAGGCTAAGGTTTATTTAGATAAAGCAGACATACTGATTACATATGGCGAAGATCTGACTCCTGAACTTATGGAACAGGCGAACAAATTACAATGGATTCATGT encodes the following:
- a CDS encoding alpha/beta hydrolase, yielding MKKLNLEYEIVGDGTTTLIIESGIGGSFYNWKPLVNKIKESFTIVLYHRSGYGKSQSSNEPRTTRNIASELHSLTEKIGVKEKFVLLGHSFGGLCAQHFAKMYPNQLKGVVLVDSTSHNFQQLYDLDVPVMNSMISIEKMVESCLTNSELSQQELQVKYTDMLTEYSKKASDRDAKGMEEFVTNPRLYKTTAAEFENWGTSSADIKNSGVFPNVPLIVIARDKEFAAKPWLDHSIPKEEAALYEDVWRDLQVELSELSTKGELIIAENSDHEVHIDRPDIVIQSLDQFF